One region of Hoeflea sp. 108 genomic DNA includes:
- the mraZ gene encoding division/cell wall cluster transcriptional repressor MraZ translates to MDRFLSSAVNRIDAKGRVSVPAHFRAVLQKRGYQELYALRALDVPALDVGGLDLLDRYEQRIAQEDPFLQTADDMSFFVHGDSTFLKLDQDGRISVSDFLREHTGITTDVAFVGRGQFFQMWEPERLRAYGADVRARLSKLRQGTKPGEQPE, encoded by the coding sequence ATGGACCGGTTTCTCTCGAGTGCGGTGAACAGGATCGATGCGAAGGGGCGGGTCTCCGTTCCGGCGCATTTCCGTGCCGTATTGCAGAAGCGCGGCTACCAGGAACTCTATGCGCTGAGGGCGCTGGACGTTCCGGCGCTGGATGTCGGCGGGCTCGATCTTCTCGACCGCTACGAACAGCGCATCGCGCAAGAGGATCCATTCCTGCAGACGGCGGACGACATGTCCTTCTTCGTGCATGGCGACAGCACTTTCCTGAAACTCGATCAGGATGGGCGTATCTCGGTCTCGGATTTCCTGCGGGAGCATACGGGCATCACGACCGATGTGGCCTTTGTCGGTCGCGGACAGTTTTTTCAGATGTGGGAGCCGGAGCGGCTGCGCGCCTATGGCGCGGACGTGCGTGCCCGGCTTTCGAAGCTTCGGCAGGGGACGAAGCCTGGGGAGCAACCGGAATGA
- a CDS encoding cystathionine gamma-lyase: protein MSETMKARAATLAHLRRSKLSVGDPIPVPLTMASIYHAPGDATGHNQYGRFSNANWSATEEMLGHLEGAPCVGFPSGMAAISAAFFALLKSGDRILVASDGYHTTRILADRFLGAFGVKTDVRPTATFLDGSFEGYRLVFIESPSNPTLDICDIEAVAAAVHAAGGLLIVDNTTMTPFGQRPLDLGADIVVAADTKAPNGHSDVLFGHVASRSPEIIAAVTEWRQNAGGIPGPFEAWLVHRGLETLEMRFDRMCSSAEILAPRLKAHPAVSALRFPGLEGDPSHNLARVQMDRFGFLISFDLGSEERAENFINGCELMHAATSFGGVHTVAERRLRRGDAVTPGFVRLSVGCEPVEELWAAMKASLDRLGG, encoded by the coding sequence ATGTCCGAGACCATGAAGGCCCGCGCCGCAACCCTCGCCCACCTGCGCCGTTCGAAGCTGTCGGTCGGCGATCCGATCCCGGTTCCGCTGACCATGGCCTCGATCTACCACGCACCCGGCGACGCCACCGGCCACAATCAGTATGGACGTTTCAGCAACGCCAACTGGTCGGCTACCGAAGAGATGCTTGGACATCTCGAAGGCGCGCCCTGCGTCGGCTTTCCTTCAGGAATGGCGGCAATTTCGGCAGCCTTCTTCGCCCTGCTCAAGAGCGGCGACCGCATCCTCGTCGCCTCCGACGGCTACCACACGACGCGCATCCTGGCGGACCGCTTCCTCGGCGCCTTCGGCGTCAAGACCGACGTCCGCCCGACGGCGACCTTTCTTGATGGCAGCTTCGAGGGTTATCGCCTCGTCTTCATCGAAAGCCCATCCAACCCGACGCTCGACATCTGCGACATCGAAGCGGTCGCCGCCGCGGTGCATGCGGCAGGCGGCCTGCTGATCGTCGACAACACCACGATGACGCCGTTCGGCCAGCGCCCCCTCGACCTCGGCGCCGACATCGTCGTGGCCGCCGACACCAAGGCGCCCAACGGCCATTCCGACGTGCTGTTCGGCCATGTCGCCAGCCGCAGCCCCGAGATCATTGCCGCCGTCACCGAATGGCGCCAGAATGCCGGCGGCATCCCCGGTCCGTTCGAGGCATGGCTCGTGCATCGCGGACTGGAAACACTGGAAATGCGCTTCGATCGCATGTGCTCGTCGGCCGAGATTCTCGCCCCGCGCCTCAAGGCCCACCCTGCGGTCTCCGCCTTGCGTTTTCCCGGCCTTGAGGGCGATCCCTCGCACAATCTGGCGCGTGTCCAGATGGATCGCTTCGGTTTCCTCATCAGCTTCGACCTGGGCTCGGAAGAACGGGCGGAAAACTTCATCAATGGCTGCGAGCTGATGCACGCAGCCACCTCCTTCGGTGGCGTGCACACCGTCGCCGAACGCCGGCTGCGCCGCGGCGATGCCGTTACGCCGGGCTTCGTCCGGCTGTCGGTCGGCTGCGAGCCGGTGGAGGAACTCTGGGCGGCAATGAAGGCATCGCTGGACCGGCTGGGCGGCTGA
- a CDS encoding transglycosylase SLT domain-containing protein, giving the protein MKYLTVVAVAVAAGLTSFAANAQGGAVKASKTIITQSKKTAKIEEKKADECPYLFGCSKKAEIDTFTTASIAGKGARNIKDQAAKAANAATTTRANGKPYGEIVARYASAYGVPVSLAHAVISVESNYRPNTRGRAGEIGLMQIKPATARMMGYSGSSKGLFNPETNIKFGMLYLAKAHELSGGTTCGTILKYNAGHGAKRMNPVSAAYCKKVQARIGG; this is encoded by the coding sequence ATGAAGTATTTGACCGTTGTTGCGGTGGCTGTTGCCGCCGGCCTGACTTCTTTTGCCGCAAACGCCCAGGGCGGCGCTGTCAAGGCCTCGAAGACGATCATCACCCAGAGCAAAAAGACCGCCAAGATCGAAGAGAAGAAGGCAGACGAATGCCCCTATCTGTTTGGCTGCTCCAAGAAGGCTGAAATCGACACGTTCACCACTGCGTCCATCGCCGGCAAGGGCGCCAGGAACATCAAGGACCAGGCCGCGAAGGCTGCAAACGCAGCCACGACGACCAGGGCAAACGGCAAGCCTTATGGCGAGATCGTCGCCCGCTACGCATCCGCCTACGGCGTTCCGGTTTCGCTGGCGCATGCCGTCATCAGCGTCGAGAGCAACTATCGTCCGAACACGCGTGGCCGGGCTGGCGAAATCGGCCTGATGCAGATCAAGCCGGCGACGGCGCGCATGATGGGCTACAGCGGCTCGTCCAAGGGCCTGTTCAACCCGGAGACCAACATCAAGTTCGGCATGCTCTATCTTGCCAAGGCGCATGAACTGAGCGGCGGCACCACTTGCGGAACGATCCTGAAGTACAATGCCGGCCATGGCGCCAAGCGCATGAACCCGGTTTCCGCGGCCTATTGCAAGAAGGTCCAGGCCCGCATCGGCGGCTAG
- a CDS encoding N-acetylmuramoyl-L-alanine amidase, translated as MSGFLPDHPHAEVRVSPNFGPRRDGMRPNMIVLHYTGMETGDGAEAWLCNPASEVSSHYLVHEDGRIVQMVRESDRAWHAGKSSWRGLTDVNSASVGIEIVNPGHTLGYRRFPKRQMQAVARLCQGIIARHAIVPERVLAHSDVALGRKIDPGELFPWRSLHGSGIGHWVAPSPRRGHDTLRPGDAGDAVEELQSMLALYGYGVEITGQFDPQTAVTIQAFQRHFRTSCVDGVADRSTISTLRRLLAALPDGLDD; from the coding sequence ATGAGCGGTTTCCTGCCTGATCATCCGCATGCCGAGGTGAGGGTTTCGCCCAACTTCGGACCGCGGCGCGACGGCATGAGACCCAACATGATCGTGCTGCACTATACCGGCATGGAGACCGGCGACGGCGCTGAAGCCTGGCTGTGCAATCCGGCAAGCGAGGTGTCGTCGCATTACCTCGTCCACGAGGACGGGCGGATCGTGCAGATGGTGCGCGAGAGCGACCGAGCCTGGCATGCCGGCAAAAGCTCCTGGCGGGGCCTGACCGACGTGAATTCGGCATCGGTCGGCATCGAGATCGTCAATCCGGGGCACACGCTCGGCTATCGCCGCTTTCCCAAGCGCCAAATGCAGGCAGTGGCAAGGCTTTGCCAGGGGATCATCGCCCGCCATGCGATCGTGCCGGAACGTGTCCTTGCCCACTCGGATGTGGCGCTCGGCCGCAAAATCGACCCGGGCGAACTGTTCCCGTGGCGCAGTCTGCACGGTTCGGGCATCGGTCATTGGGTCGCACCTTCACCACGTCGCGGGCACGACACGCTGCGTCCCGGCGACGCCGGGGATGCGGTCGAGGAGCTGCAATCGATGCTCGCGCTCTATGGCTACGGCGTCGAAATCACCGGCCAGTTCGACCCGCAGACAGCAGTAACTATCCAAGCTTTTCAACGACATTTCCGGACAAGCTGCGTTGACGGGGTGGCCGATCGGTCGACGATTTCGACGCTGCGCCGGCTGCTTGCCGCACTCCCCGATGGGCTTGACGACTAG
- a CDS encoding DnaJ family molecular chaperone translates to MSIWDRLGDFIARISVSAANGVADVVEAVRTVFSGDAETRRRVAFSVAMIALSAKMAKADGVVSQAEIRAFYEIFAVPPEHARDVARLYEIAQQDVAGFEFYAERMAKLCGSGHANCGMLEDILDGLFHIAKADGLMHQCEGSFLHKVSQIFRIDEVHYQTILARHLDLGDADPYRVLGIERGKSFEDVRKHYRKLVANNHPDKLIARGLPEEFIRIATTRIAAINAAYEMIERGLRHA, encoded by the coding sequence ATGTCGATTTGGGACCGTCTCGGCGATTTCATTGCGCGTATCTCGGTGTCTGCCGCCAACGGCGTCGCCGATGTCGTGGAGGCCGTGCGCACCGTATTCTCGGGCGATGCGGAAACGCGCCGCCGGGTGGCGTTCTCAGTGGCGATGATCGCCCTGTCAGCCAAGATGGCGAAGGCCGACGGCGTGGTCTCGCAGGCCGAGATCAGGGCCTTCTACGAAATATTCGCGGTGCCGCCGGAGCATGCGCGCGATGTGGCGCGGCTCTACGAGATCGCCCAGCAGGACGTCGCCGGCTTCGAGTTCTATGCCGAGCGCATGGCCAAGCTCTGCGGTTCCGGGCATGCCAATTGCGGCATGCTGGAGGACATTCTCGACGGGCTGTTCCATATCGCCAAGGCCGATGGGCTGATGCATCAGTGCGAAGGCTCGTTCCTGCACAAGGTGTCGCAGATCTTCCGCATCGACGAAGTGCATTACCAGACGATCCTGGCGCGTCATCTCGATCTCGGCGACGCCGACCCGTATCGCGTGCTGGGCATCGAGCGCGGCAAATCCTTCGAGGATGTGCGCAAGCACTATCGCAAGCTGGTCGCCAACAACCATCCCGACAAGCTGATCGCGCGCGGTCTGCCCGAAGAGTTCATTCGCATCGCAACGACCCGCATTGCTGCGATCAACGCCGCCTACGAGATGATCGAAAGGGGGCTCCGGCACGCATGA
- a CDS encoding DMT family transporter — MDARNTTQTGSAISRETIGLALGTLGVVIFGGTLPATRVALTHFSPWFVTHGRAAMASLAAALLLLILRRRFPKGDAPALFLAGLLLVFGFPIFSSIALQTVPASHGGVVLGVLPLTTSIFAAIIGGERPSALFWVCGVAGAALVVTFAISDNGMQLSSGDLFLFLAALSASLGYVVSGKLSRRVPGWEVICWSLILTAPVSIPGALWSWHPEFANASPAQAFSFFYLSFGSMFLGFFAWNVGLGMGGIARVSQVQLLQSFVTLAISAFLLGEHVGAHTLLFALGVIAIVALGRRARVSR, encoded by the coding sequence ATGGATGCACGCAACACCACCCAAACCGGCTCAGCCATATCGCGCGAGACGATCGGCCTGGCGCTTGGCACGCTCGGCGTCGTCATTTTCGGCGGCACCTTGCCGGCAACGCGTGTCGCCCTGACACATTTTTCGCCATGGTTCGTCACCCATGGCCGCGCCGCCATGGCCTCTCTCGCCGCAGCCCTTCTGCTCCTGATCCTGCGCAGGCGGTTTCCGAAAGGCGATGCGCCGGCCTTGTTCCTCGCCGGCCTGCTTCTGGTCTTCGGCTTCCCGATCTTCTCATCCATCGCCTTGCAGACTGTGCCTGCCTCGCATGGCGGGGTGGTTCTCGGCGTCCTGCCGCTGACCACCAGCATCTTTGCCGCCATCATCGGCGGCGAGCGGCCATCGGCGTTGTTCTGGGTTTGCGGCGTGGCGGGTGCGGCTCTCGTCGTCACCTTCGCCATCAGCGACAACGGCATGCAGCTTTCAAGCGGCGACCTGTTCCTGTTCCTCGCGGCGCTGTCGGCGAGCCTTGGTTATGTCGTGTCAGGCAAGCTGTCGCGCCGCGTGCCCGGTTGGGAGGTCATCTGCTGGTCGCTGATCCTGACAGCGCCAGTCTCGATCCCCGGAGCGTTGTGGAGCTGGCATCCTGAATTCGCCAATGCTTCCCCGGCACAGGCATTTTCATTCTTCTATCTGAGTTTCGGCTCGATGTTCCTCGGCTTCTTCGCCTGGAACGTCGGCCTCGGTATGGGCGGCATTGCCCGCGTCAGCCAGGTTCAGCTGCTGCAGTCCTTCGTCACGCTGGCGATCTCCGCTTTCCTGCTTGGCGAACATGTCGGCGCACATACGCTGCTGTTCGCCCTGGGCGTCATCGCCATCGTCGCCCTGGGCAGGCGGGCGCGCGTTTCGCGCTGA